One part of the Candidatus Eisenbacteria bacterium genome encodes these proteins:
- a CDS encoding pyridoxine 5'-phosphate synthase, protein MVRLSVNVNKVATLRNARGGSVPDVVRAARAAVAAGCHGITVHPRPDGRHIRHRDVLDLAAALTVELNIEGYPSAEFLDLVCRVRPAQCTLVPDAPDAHTSNAGWALGSDLGWLAPVIARLHEHGIRVSLFADPIEAHMAAARGLGADRVELYTERYARAFETPDGPAVFETYRRAAVAAGATGLGLNAGHDLDLVNLPYLARHLPGLLEVSIGHALVADALFLGLDAAVRAYLDALR, encoded by the coding sequence ATGGTGCGACTCTCCGTCAACGTCAACAAGGTCGCGACGCTTCGCAACGCGCGCGGCGGCTCCGTGCCCGACGTCGTGCGCGCCGCGCGCGCCGCCGTCGCGGCGGGTTGCCACGGCATCACCGTCCATCCTCGTCCGGACGGCCGCCACATCCGCCATCGTGACGTGCTCGATCTCGCGGCTGCGCTCACGGTCGAGCTCAACATCGAAGGCTATCCGTCGGCGGAGTTTCTGGATCTCGTCTGCCGCGTCCGGCCCGCGCAGTGCACGCTCGTCCCCGATGCACCCGACGCGCACACGTCAAACGCCGGCTGGGCGCTGGGTTCCGACCTCGGGTGGCTGGCGCCGGTGATCGCGCGGCTTCACGAGCACGGCATCCGCGTGAGCCTGTTCGCGGACCCGATCGAGGCCCACATGGCCGCCGCGCGCGGTCTCGGCGCCGACCGGGTGGAGCTCTACACCGAGCGCTACGCGCGGGCGTTCGAGACGCCGGACGGACCGGCGGTCTTCGAGACGTATCGGCGGGCAGCCGTCGCGGCGGGTGCGACGGGGCTCGGCCTCAACGCAGGACACGACCTCGATCTCGTGAATCTGCCGTACCTCGCACGGCATCTGCCGGGGCTGCTCGAGGTGTCGATCGGTCACGCGCTCGTCGCCGACGCGCTCTTTCTTGGCCTCGATGCCGCGGTGCGCGCGTACCTCGACGCACTTCGTTGA
- a CDS encoding response regulator, which translates to MRPKASRFVRDILHEETKHVLVERVRAVLSFGAVATVFSMLVDLRSGGPHLSTLLLTKLLCACLYACGAILVSAARGRTWQRTLRNVVPAACLLGFVPGAISVQLDEPLMAAYILSVVTLGGAIFFPWGPRPHMVLTAVASVSFALSTYGCPDVTANLVVCVVSAFGASVYAASTFERQRLERTALDLQRRGQQRVLELIAADASSDDVLEALVGIFAEQWPTARCALLTFDEAGKHLKVVRTLNLPADFIDLMDGIDTSPADADWGRRRFQRVVEMELTRADERWIRGQAVAKREGLLAGWSEAIRSPDGAPLGAFALYDSAPRVPDAWELSLVDGIVGIASIALERQRSRRQLERYVEELSRARDDALASTRAKSEFLANMSHEIRTPMNGVIGMTDILLDTTLSDEQRDYALTIRRCSDTLLTVINDILDFSKIEAGKMTIERVDLDLRVVVEEVADFLAPKANEKGLELASAIPPDFPGLVQGDPSRLRQVLTNLVGNAIKFTDRGEVTIALRTLAETDDDLTFELSVRDTGIGIVPERQGAIFESFTQVDGSSTRRHGGTGLGLTISRQLVELLGGTVGLESAVGQGSTFWVRMTLPRQRITEEAAGSAPAVLRGVRVLVVDDNATNRVILREQLRAWGCRTREVSSGDEAIAALRQAVDDDPFGLVILDMQMPEMDGRTTARLIRRNPRLAGTPLVLLSSIGAVRGGNEAVRAMGFDAGLSKPVRQSQLCDTLVQVLSGRREERPLMRAPSAPIAPDAPLRALIVEDNPVNQKIAHTMLETLGCQCDSVANGLDALEALGRTFYDFVLMDVQMPVMDGLAATREVRRREAGGSRLPIIAMTAHAMQGDRERCLAAGMDDYIAKPVSREAFRLALGRCGALIAARRQDALPAREPHADANGSSLDAIAAELDRGGQAESLADAQAALEKARRELERMRVTVDGRPRTDKPGSAS; encoded by the coding sequence ATGCGCCCGAAAGCGTCCCGGTTCGTCCGGGACATCCTGCACGAAGAGACGAAGCATGTGCTCGTCGAGCGCGTGCGTGCGGTGCTCTCGTTCGGCGCCGTGGCGACGGTCTTCAGCATGCTCGTCGACCTGCGGTCGGGCGGGCCGCATCTCTCGACGCTGCTGCTCACGAAGCTGCTCTGCGCCTGCCTGTACGCGTGCGGTGCTATCCTCGTGTCGGCGGCGCGCGGGCGCACCTGGCAGCGGACGCTTCGCAACGTCGTCCCGGCGGCGTGCCTGCTCGGCTTCGTGCCGGGCGCGATCTCGGTTCAGCTCGACGAGCCGCTCATGGCGGCCTACATCCTCTCGGTCGTCACGCTCGGCGGCGCCATCTTCTTTCCGTGGGGCCCGCGGCCCCACATGGTGCTGACGGCGGTCGCGAGCGTCTCGTTCGCGCTCAGCACCTACGGCTGTCCCGACGTCACGGCCAACCTCGTCGTGTGCGTCGTGTCGGCGTTCGGCGCCAGCGTCTACGCGGCGTCGACGTTCGAGCGGCAGCGGCTCGAGCGGACGGCGCTCGATCTGCAGCGCCGCGGCCAGCAGCGGGTCTTGGAGCTGATCGCCGCCGATGCGTCGTCCGACGACGTGCTCGAAGCGCTGGTCGGGATCTTCGCCGAGCAATGGCCGACCGCGCGCTGCGCGCTGCTCACGTTCGACGAGGCGGGCAAGCACCTGAAGGTCGTTCGCACGCTCAACCTGCCCGCGGACTTCATCGACCTGATGGACGGCATCGACACGAGCCCGGCCGACGCCGACTGGGGCCGCCGCCGCTTTCAGCGCGTCGTCGAGATGGAGCTCACCCGAGCGGACGAGCGCTGGATCCGCGGGCAGGCGGTCGCCAAACGGGAAGGGCTCCTCGCGGGGTGGTCCGAAGCGATCCGCTCGCCCGACGGTGCGCCCCTCGGTGCATTCGCCCTCTACGACAGTGCGCCGCGCGTGCCCGACGCCTGGGAGCTCTCGCTCGTCGACGGGATCGTCGGCATCGCGAGCATCGCCCTCGAGCGGCAGCGCAGCCGCCGGCAGCTCGAGCGGTACGTCGAGGAGCTGTCGCGCGCCCGCGACGACGCGCTGGCGTCCACGCGTGCGAAGTCCGAGTTCCTCGCCAACATGAGCCACGAGATCCGCACGCCGATGAACGGCGTGATCGGCATGACCGACATCCTGCTCGACACGACGCTGAGCGACGAGCAGCGCGACTATGCGCTCACGATCCGGCGCTGCAGCGACACGCTGCTCACCGTCATCAACGACATCCTCGACTTCTCGAAGATCGAGGCCGGCAAGATGACGATCGAGCGCGTCGACCTGGACCTGCGCGTCGTGGTCGAAGAGGTGGCGGATTTTCTCGCGCCGAAGGCCAACGAGAAGGGGCTCGAGCTCGCGTCCGCCATCCCCCCCGACTTCCCGGGCCTGGTGCAGGGCGATCCGAGCCGGCTCCGGCAGGTGCTCACGAACCTGGTCGGCAACGCGATCAAGTTCACCGACCGGGGCGAAGTGACGATCGCGCTGCGCACCCTCGCGGAGACCGACGACGACCTCACCTTCGAGCTCTCGGTGCGCGACACCGGCATCGGCATCGTGCCCGAGCGGCAGGGCGCCATCTTCGAGAGCTTCACGCAGGTCGACGGCAGCTCGACGCGCCGGCACGGCGGCACGGGGCTCGGGCTCACCATCTCGCGGCAGCTCGTCGAGCTGCTCGGCGGGACGGTCGGCCTCGAGAGCGCGGTGGGGCAGGGGAGCACGTTCTGGGTTCGCATGACGTTGCCGCGGCAGCGCATCACCGAAGAGGCCGCCGGGAGCGCGCCGGCCGTGCTGCGCGGTGTCCGTGTGCTCGTGGTGGACGACAACGCGACGAATCGGGTGATCCTGCGCGAGCAGCTCCGGGCGTGGGGTTGCCGCACGCGCGAGGTGTCGAGCGGCGACGAGGCGATCGCCGCGCTCCGGCAGGCCGTCGACGACGATCCGTTCGGCCTCGTGATCCTCGACATGCAGATGCCGGAGATGGACGGTCGCACGACTGCACGGTTGATCCGCCGCAATCCGCGGCTCGCGGGGACGCCGCTCGTGCTGCTGTCGTCGATCGGGGCCGTGCGAGGCGGCAACGAGGCGGTGCGCGCGATGGGTTTCGACGCGGGGCTCTCGAAGCCCGTGCGCCAGTCGCAGCTCTGCGACACGCTGGTGCAGGTGCTCTCGGGTCGCCGGGAGGAGCGCCCGCTCATGCGCGCGCCGAGCGCGCCGATCGCGCCGGACGCCCCCCTCCGGGCCCTCATCGTCGAGGACAACCCCGTCAACCAGAAGATCGCCCACACCATGCTGGAGACGCTCGGCTGCCAGTGCGACTCGGTCGCCAACGGCCTGGATGCCCTCGAGGCGCTGGGGCGAACGTTCTACGACTTCGTGCTGATGGACGTGCAGATGCCGGTGATGGACGGCCTCGCGGCGACACGCGAGGTACGCCGTCGCGAGGCGGGGGGATCGCGCCTTCCCATCATCGCGATGACCGCGCATGCCATGCAGGGCGACCGCGAGCGGTGCCTGGCCGCGGGCATGGACGACTACATCGCCAAGCCGGTGTCGCGCGAAGCCTTTCGTCTGGCGCTCGGCCGCTGCGGCGCGCTCATCGCCGCGCGCCGGCAGGATGCGCTGCCCGCGCGCGAGCCGCACGCGGACGCCAACGGGAGCTCGCTCGACGCGATCGCGGCCGAGCTCGATCGCGGCGGCCAGGCCGAGAGCCTCGCCGACGCGCAGGCGGCGCTCGAGAAGGCGCGCCGGGAGCTCGAGCGGATGCGCGTCACCGTCGACGGACGTCCGCGGACCGACAAGCCCGGATCGGCTTCCTAG
- a CDS encoding metal ABC transporter permease gives MTDLYAWLAALAERGTLPDAFRYAFFTRGLISVFVLAPLLGGMSHLVVARRLSFFSAALGQAALTGLTIGIVLGEPLNGAYGGIFGFCFLSALAMVAIKRHASLPSDTLVGVFLSMTLGLGICLLVAVTKRFNIHQVEAVMFGSLLTVTDADLALLLGIGVVVTLALAWIYNRLLLDSLDPALAGVRGVPSALIDYVFVVLLTAAIVVSLKVIGALLVEAMVVVPAAAARNLARDTRSYLGLSIATALLAGVTGLFISSRLQVPSGGAVVLALSVLFFCTLALGWLRALARGDRPA, from the coding sequence GTGACCGACCTCTATGCATGGCTCGCCGCGCTCGCCGAGCGCGGCACGCTGCCGGACGCGTTCCGCTACGCGTTCTTCACCCGCGGGCTCATCTCGGTGTTCGTCCTGGCGCCGCTGCTGGGCGGCATGAGCCATCTCGTCGTCGCCCGGCGGCTCTCCTTCTTCAGTGCGGCGCTCGGGCAGGCGGCGCTGACGGGCCTCACGATCGGCATCGTGCTGGGCGAGCCGCTGAACGGCGCCTACGGCGGCATCTTCGGGTTCTGCTTCCTGTCGGCGCTCGCCATGGTCGCCATCAAGCGCCACGCCTCCCTGCCGTCCGACACGCTCGTCGGCGTCTTCCTGTCGATGACGCTCGGGCTCGGCATCTGTCTGCTGGTCGCGGTCACCAAGCGCTTCAACATCCACCAGGTCGAGGCAGTGATGTTCGGCAGCCTGCTCACCGTGACGGACGCCGACCTGGCGCTCCTGCTCGGGATCGGCGTCGTCGTGACGCTCGCGCTCGCCTGGATCTACAACCGCCTGCTGCTCGACAGCCTCGACCCGGCGCTCGCGGGCGTCCGCGGCGTGCCGTCGGCGCTCATCGACTACGTGTTCGTCGTCCTGCTCACGGCGGCGATCGTGGTCAGCCTGAAGGTGATCGGTGCCCTGCTCGTCGAGGCGATGGTCGTCGTCCCGGCGGCGGCGGCGCGCAATCTCGCGCGCGACACCCGGAGCTACCTCGGCCTCAGCATCGCGACCGCACTGCTCGCGGGCGTGACGGGTCTCTTCATCTCGAGCCGGCTGCAGGTCCCGAGCGGCGGCGCCGTGGTGCTGGCGCTCAGCGTGCTCTTCTTCTGCACGCTCGCGCTGGGCTGGCTCCGCGCGCTCGCGCGCGGCGATCGGCCTGCCTAG
- a CDS encoding metal ABC transporter ATP-binding protein, which translates to MRGPVLLEIDDVTVQRDGRRLLSGVSLAVDHGSVHLLVGPNGAGKSTLFAAVLGRVDFTGSIRFHWRATADIGYVPQSFAVDRTLPVTVGEFLALSRQRRPVCFGIASALRSRIEELLERVGLPGFASRLLSGLSGGELQRVLLANAIDPVPEMLLLDEPASGLDETAVGQLERLLDDLKRSARTGILMVSHDLEQARRIADDVTLLDRSVRRTGPPDAVLTRDLAGAFASAAGIVEP; encoded by the coding sequence ATGCGCGGCCCCGTCCTGCTCGAGATCGACGACGTCACGGTGCAGCGCGACGGCCGGCGCCTGCTCTCCGGCGTGTCGCTGGCCGTGGACCACGGCTCGGTGCACCTCCTGGTGGGCCCGAACGGCGCCGGCAAGAGCACGCTCTTTGCGGCGGTCCTCGGCCGCGTCGATTTCACGGGCAGCATCCGGTTCCACTGGCGGGCGACCGCGGACATCGGCTACGTGCCGCAGTCGTTCGCGGTCGATCGCACGCTGCCGGTCACGGTGGGCGAGTTCCTGGCGCTCTCGCGGCAGCGCCGGCCGGTGTGTTTCGGCATCGCGAGCGCGCTTCGATCCCGCATCGAGGAGCTCCTGGAGCGCGTTGGCCTGCCCGGCTTCGCGTCGCGCCTCCTCTCCGGCCTCTCGGGTGGCGAGCTCCAGCGCGTGCTCCTCGCCAACGCCATCGATCCGGTGCCCGAGATGCTGCTTCTCGACGAGCCGGCGAGCGGCCTCGACGAGACCGCAGTCGGGCAACTCGAGCGCCTCCTCGACGACCTCAAGCGGTCGGCGCGCACCGGCATCCTCATGGTATCGCACGATCTCGAGCAGGCCCGTCGCATCGCCGACGACGTGACCCTCCTCGACCGCAGCGTGCGGCGAACGGGTCCGCCCGACGCCGTGCTCACCAGGGACCTGGCGGGCGCGTTCGCCTCGGCCGCGGGGATCGTGGAGCCGTGA
- a CDS encoding zinc ABC transporter substrate-binding protein, protein MARSPVSRFLAVFALAFAVWNPQARAAAPLKVGVTLHPYYSWTANVIRGTDVEIRPILPGEVDAGDYQPRPQDIAKLGDLDAIVVNGVGHDDFIFDMIKASGNTTLAVVKPNEGVPLLKAANGGTVNSHTFISFSNAIQQTYAIANALGALRPELAETFRKNAADYARRLRAIKSRAAERLVDARVNRVVTVHDGYGYLMQEFGIEIAGVVEPAHGLVPSAQELGKMVDLLTREKITVVFSEETFPEALLKVLRDEGHARVYIISHIASGAYTPDKFEMEMQKNVDAMVTALVTDASK, encoded by the coding sequence ATGGCGCGATCGCCTGTTTCGCGATTCCTAGCCGTCTTCGCGCTCGCGTTCGCGGTGTGGAATCCGCAGGCGCGCGCGGCGGCCCCGCTCAAGGTCGGCGTCACGCTGCACCCCTACTATTCCTGGACGGCGAACGTCATCCGCGGAACGGACGTCGAGATCCGGCCCATCCTGCCGGGCGAGGTCGACGCCGGCGACTACCAGCCGCGGCCCCAGGACATCGCGAAGCTGGGCGATCTCGACGCCATCGTCGTCAACGGCGTCGGCCATGACGACTTCATCTTCGACATGATCAAGGCCTCGGGGAACACGACCCTCGCCGTCGTGAAGCCGAACGAGGGCGTCCCGCTCTTGAAGGCCGCGAACGGCGGCACCGTCAACTCGCACACGTTCATCTCGTTCTCGAACGCGATCCAGCAGACGTACGCGATCGCGAACGCCCTCGGCGCCCTCCGCCCGGAGCTGGCCGAGACGTTCCGGAAGAACGCCGCCGACTACGCGCGGCGCCTGCGCGCCATCAAGAGCCGCGCCGCCGAGCGGCTGGTCGACGCGCGCGTGAACCGCGTCGTCACCGTCCACGACGGCTACGGCTACCTCATGCAGGAGTTCGGCATCGAGATCGCCGGTGTGGTCGAGCCGGCGCACGGCCTCGTCCCGTCGGCCCAGGAGCTCGGGAAGATGGTCGACCTCCTCACGCGCGAGAAGATCACCGTCGTGTTCAGCGAGGAGACGTTCCCGGAGGCCCTCCTGAAGGTCCTGCGCGACGAGGGCCATGCGCGCGTGTACATCATCAGCCACATCGCCTCGGGTGCGTACACCCCCGACAAGTTCGAGATGGAGATGCAGAAGAACGTCGACGCCATGGTGACGGCGCTCGTGACCGACGCGAGCAAGTAG